A genome region from Microbacterium sp. CGR2 includes the following:
- the thrS gene encoding threonine--tRNA ligase, translated as MRVNGDLKDLATPLSDTDTVEPVTIDSADGLNILRHSAAHVLAQAVQRINPQANLGIGPPITDGFYYDFGVDTPFTPEDIKAVTKEMQRIVREGQRFVRRVVTEDEARAELANEPFKLELIDLKGPGKEAAEGASVEVGEGELTIYDNTTRDGEVVWKDLCRGPHLPNTRMIGNGWDLTRIAAAYWRGSEKNPQLQRIYGTAWPSKDELRAYQHRLEEAAKRDHRRLGKDLDLFSFPEEIGSGLSVWHPRGGMIRGEMEQHARKRHIEGGYTYVYTPHISKEDLFLTSNHLVTYKEGMFPPIVMDEERDENGEITKQGQDYYLKPMNCPMHILIYKERARSYRDLPLRFAENGTVYRNELSGALHGLTRVRGFTQDDSHLFVTPEQLEEEVSKVLDFILSMLRDFGLTDFELELSMKDDEKSKWIGSDEFWESSTDALRRVAVASGLKLTEVPGEAAFYGPKIDLKTRDAIGRTWQLSTVQVDPNLPERFELEFMDKDGQKKRPIMIHRALFGSIERFFAILLEHYAGDFPVWLSPLQVVGIPVADEFADYLGDVIRSLRDSGVRAELDSSDDRMQKKIRTHTTGKVPLLLIAGEQDRAAGTVSFRYRDGTQENGVPIADAIARIHAAIDSHALVQTAGDLV; from the coding sequence ATGCGCGTCAACGGCGACCTCAAGGATCTCGCCACCCCCCTGAGCGACACTGACACGGTCGAACCGGTCACGATCGACAGCGCCGACGGCCTCAACATCCTCCGTCACTCCGCCGCGCACGTGCTCGCGCAGGCGGTGCAGCGTATCAACCCGCAGGCGAACCTCGGCATCGGTCCGCCCATCACCGACGGGTTCTACTACGACTTCGGCGTGGACACCCCGTTCACTCCCGAAGACATCAAAGCCGTCACCAAAGAGATGCAGCGCATCGTCCGGGAGGGGCAGCGGTTCGTCCGCCGCGTCGTCACCGAGGACGAGGCGCGCGCCGAACTCGCGAACGAGCCGTTCAAGCTCGAGCTGATCGACCTCAAGGGGCCAGGCAAGGAAGCCGCGGAAGGTGCGTCGGTCGAAGTCGGCGAGGGTGAACTCACCATCTACGACAACACCACTCGCGACGGCGAGGTCGTCTGGAAGGACCTCTGCCGCGGCCCTCACCTGCCGAACACCCGCATGATCGGCAACGGCTGGGACCTCACCCGCATCGCTGCCGCCTACTGGCGTGGCAGCGAGAAGAACCCACAGCTGCAGCGCATCTACGGCACGGCGTGGCCCTCGAAGGATGAACTCCGCGCCTACCAGCACCGTCTCGAAGAGGCAGCGAAGCGCGACCACCGCCGTCTCGGCAAGGACCTTGACCTGTTCTCTTTTCCGGAGGAGATCGGATCAGGACTCAGCGTCTGGCACCCGCGCGGCGGCATGATCCGTGGTGAGATGGAACAGCACGCCCGCAAGCGTCACATCGAGGGCGGCTACACCTACGTCTATACCCCGCACATCTCGAAGGAAGACCTCTTCCTCACCTCGAATCACCTCGTCACCTACAAGGAGGGCATGTTCCCGCCCATCGTGATGGACGAGGAGCGCGACGAGAACGGCGAGATCACCAAGCAGGGCCAGGACTACTACCTGAAGCCCATGAACTGCCCGATGCACATCCTCATCTACAAGGAGCGGGCGCGCAGCTACCGCGACCTGCCGCTGCGCTTCGCAGAGAACGGCACGGTCTATCGCAACGAGCTCTCCGGTGCGCTGCACGGGCTCACGCGCGTGCGCGGATTCACCCAGGACGACTCGCACCTCTTCGTCACTCCTGAGCAGCTGGAGGAAGAGGTCTCCAAGGTCCTCGACTTCATCCTGTCGATGCTCCGCGACTTCGGTCTCACCGACTTCGAGCTCGAACTCTCGATGAAGGATGACGAGAAGTCCAAGTGGATCGGATCGGACGAGTTCTGGGAGAGCTCGACCGATGCGCTGCGCCGCGTCGCCGTGGCGTCCGGCCTCAAGCTCACCGAGGTCCCGGGAGAGGCCGCCTTCTACGGTCCCAAGATCGACCTGAAGACGCGTGACGCGATCGGCCGCACCTGGCAGCTGTCGACCGTGCAGGTCGACCCCAACCTGCCGGAGCGGTTCGAGCTGGAATTCATGGACAAGGACGGGCAGAAGAAGCGCCCCATCATGATCCATCGTGCGCTGTTCGGCTCGATCGAACGGTTCTTCGCCATCCTGCTCGAGCACTACGCGGGCGACTTCCCCGTTTGGCTCTCCCCGCTGCAGGTGGTGGGGATCCCGGTCGCCGACGAGTTCGCAGACTACCTCGGCGACGTGATCCGCTCCCTTCGCGATTCCGGTGTGCGCGCCGAACTCGACTCCTCCGACGACCGGATGCAGAAGAAGATCCGCACGCACACCACCGGGAAGGTCCCGCTGCTGCTGATCGCCGGCGAGCAGGACCGGGCTGCCGGCACCGTCTCGTTCCGATACCGCGATGGCACGCAGGAGAACGGCGTGCCGATCGCCGACGCGATCGCTCGCATCCACGCGGCGATCGACTCGCACGCGCTGGTCCAGACCGCCGGAGACCTGGTGTGA
- a CDS encoding deoxyribodipyrimidine photo-lyase, which produces MASSLVWFRDDLRLADNPALHAAVERGEPVIAVFILDEESTGIRPLGGASRWWLHHSLASLSERLNERGVTLVLRRGAADRVIRELVDDTGADAVFWNRRYGGPERDVDAGIKSALRDDGVTVASFAASLLHEPWTITTGSGSHYSVFTPFWRACVALPAPRSPLPEPAEMPADDRAPASDALDEWALLPTAPDWAGGLRETWEPGELAARRRLTEFLENDLPTYDRARDEPSAGATSRLSPHLRWGEVSPFTVWHEAVGVEGAGGFLSELGWREFAWHTLYHFPDLATKNLRPEFDAFPWPPLDPPQLDAWEHGETGVPLVDAGMRELWHTGYMHNRVRMVTASFLVKNLLIDWRLGEEWFWDTLVDADGASNAFNWQWVAGSGADAAPYFRVFNPELQAKKFDPHRLYISRWASDAPAEPIVDLGETRKAALAAYDEVKRAPRQRG; this is translated from the coding sequence ATGGCCTCCTCACTCGTCTGGTTCCGTGACGATCTGCGGCTCGCGGACAACCCCGCGCTGCACGCCGCCGTCGAGCGAGGCGAACCGGTGATCGCCGTGTTCATCCTCGATGAAGAGTCAACCGGGATCCGGCCTCTCGGCGGTGCATCTCGCTGGTGGCTGCACCACTCGCTCGCGTCGTTGAGTGAGAGGCTGAACGAACGGGGCGTCACACTCGTCCTGCGCCGCGGCGCCGCGGACCGGGTGATACGAGAGCTCGTGGACGACACCGGAGCAGACGCCGTGTTCTGGAATCGGCGATACGGCGGCCCGGAGCGGGACGTCGACGCCGGCATCAAGAGTGCGCTTCGCGACGACGGCGTCACTGTCGCCTCCTTCGCCGCATCGCTGCTGCACGAGCCGTGGACGATCACGACCGGCAGCGGCTCGCACTACTCGGTCTTCACGCCGTTCTGGCGCGCCTGCGTTGCCCTTCCGGCGCCCCGCTCTCCCCTTCCGGAGCCTGCAGAGATGCCGGCGGACGATCGTGCCCCGGCATCCGACGCTCTCGACGAATGGGCGCTGCTTCCCACCGCCCCCGACTGGGCAGGTGGACTGCGCGAGACGTGGGAGCCCGGCGAGCTCGCCGCACGACGCCGTCTGACGGAGTTCCTGGAGAACGACCTCCCCACCTATGACCGGGCACGCGACGAACCGTCAGCCGGCGCCACATCTCGACTCTCTCCGCACCTCCGCTGGGGTGAGGTGAGCCCCTTCACTGTCTGGCACGAGGCCGTCGGCGTAGAGGGCGCTGGAGGGTTCCTGTCCGAACTCGGATGGCGCGAATTCGCCTGGCACACGCTGTACCACTTCCCCGATCTCGCCACCAAGAACCTGCGACCGGAGTTCGACGCCTTCCCCTGGCCGCCGCTGGACCCCCCACAACTCGACGCGTGGGAACACGGCGAGACCGGCGTACCGCTGGTGGATGCCGGAATGCGCGAACTCTGGCACACGGGCTACATGCACAACCGGGTCCGGATGGTGACGGCCTCGTTCCTGGTGAAGAACCTGCTCATCGACTGGCGGCTCGGCGAGGAGTGGTTCTGGGACACTCTCGTCGACGCGGACGGTGCGAGCAATGCCTTCAACTGGCAGTGGGTCGCCGGATCAGGCGCCGATGCAGCGCCATACTTCCGTGTCTTCAACCCGGAGCTGCAGGCCAAGAAGTTCGACCCGCACAGGCTCTACATCTCTCGCTGGGCGTCGGATGCGCCGGCGGAGCCGATCGTCGACCTCGGCGAAACGCGTAAGGCCGCGCTCGCGGCGTATGACGAGGTGAAGCGGGCGCCGCGCCAGCGAGGCTGA
- the pdxY gene encoding pyridoxal kinase PdxY, with protein MKILSVQSAVAYGHVGNSAAVFPLQRIGVEVLPVYTVNFSNHTGYGSWRGPLIAPADVAEVITGIEERGVFGQIDAVLSGYQGGEGIGDVIIDAVARVKAANPNAVYACDPVMGNAKSGCFVAPAIPILLRERVVPAADIITPNQFELGFLTETDPDTLESTLASVDLARDMGPRTVLVTSVERPDREDGTIEMLAVDDAGAWIVQTPHLPMKANGSGDVTAALFTAHYVETGSAHVALERTASSVYDLLKATLDSGERELQLIEAQEFYASPRMQFSARQVR; from the coding sequence ATGAAGATCCTCTCCGTCCAGTCCGCCGTCGCGTACGGTCACGTCGGCAACTCCGCCGCAGTGTTCCCGCTGCAGCGCATCGGTGTCGAGGTACTGCCCGTGTACACGGTGAACTTCTCCAACCACACCGGATACGGATCGTGGCGCGGTCCCCTGATCGCCCCCGCGGATGTGGCCGAGGTCATCACCGGCATCGAAGAGCGCGGCGTGTTCGGTCAGATCGACGCGGTCCTCAGCGGCTACCAGGGCGGCGAGGGCATCGGCGACGTGATCATCGATGCCGTGGCCAGGGTGAAGGCGGCGAATCCGAATGCCGTGTACGCCTGCGACCCCGTCATGGGCAACGCGAAGTCCGGATGCTTCGTCGCACCGGCGATCCCGATCCTGCTGCGGGAGCGGGTCGTTCCGGCAGCTGACATCATCACCCCCAACCAGTTCGAGCTGGGCTTTCTCACCGAGACCGACCCCGACACGCTCGAATCGACTCTCGCTTCCGTGGATCTTGCGCGGGACATGGGCCCACGGACCGTCCTGGTGACGAGTGTCGAGCGTCCGGATCGCGAGGACGGGACGATCGAGATGCTCGCCGTCGATGACGCCGGGGCGTGGATCGTGCAGACACCGCACCTCCCGATGAAGGCGAACGGCTCCGGCGACGTGACCGCGGCGCTCTTCACCGCCCACTACGTGGAGACGGGCAGCGCACATGTCGCCCTCGAGCGCACCGCATCGAGTGTGTACGACCTGCTGAAGGCGACCCTCGACTCCGGTGAACGAGAACTGCAGCTCATCGAGGCACAGGAGTTCTACGCGAGTCCGCGGATGCAGTTCTCCGCACGCCAGGTGCGCTGA
- a CDS encoding HIT domain-containing protein: protein MAEPENATTEHAEDGTLLAGVPDEFQRLWTPHRMAYIQAGPEVLRDECPFCEAPKFPDAERLVVARGKTAYVLLNLFPYNSGHLLVCPYRHIATYDQATPEEVAEIGDLTQTAMRVLREVSRCDGFNLGMNQGAVAGAGVDAHLHQHVVPRWKSDANFFPIIAKTKALPQLLGEVREAVADAWPVPGR from the coding sequence GTGGCTGAGCCGGAGAACGCCACGACAGAGCACGCCGAAGACGGTACGCTTCTGGCCGGTGTGCCAGACGAGTTCCAGCGATTGTGGACCCCTCACCGGATGGCCTACATCCAGGCGGGCCCCGAGGTGCTGCGCGACGAGTGCCCGTTCTGCGAGGCCCCGAAGTTTCCGGATGCCGAGCGGCTCGTGGTCGCACGCGGGAAGACCGCGTACGTTCTGCTCAACCTGTTCCCGTACAACTCCGGGCACCTGCTCGTCTGCCCGTATCGCCACATCGCGACATACGATCAGGCGACGCCGGAGGAGGTCGCCGAGATCGGCGACCTCACGCAGACGGCCATGCGGGTGCTGCGGGAGGTGTCGCGCTGCGACGGCTTCAACCTCGGGATGAACCAGGGAGCGGTCGCCGGGGCCGGCGTCGACGCGCATCTGCATCAGCATGTGGTGCCGCGATGGAAGTCGGACGCGAACTTCTTCCCGATCATCGCGAAGACGAAGGCGCTGCCCCAGCTGCTCGGTGAGGTCCGCGAAGCCGTCGCCGACGCATGGCCCGTTCCTGGTCGCTGA
- the pdxS gene encoding pyridoxal 5'-phosphate synthase lyase subunit PdxS yields the protein MTHTTTTGSSRVKRGLAEMLKGGVIMDVVTADQAKIAEDAGAVAVMALERVPADIRAQGGVSRMSDPDMIDSIIDAVSIPVMAKARIGHFVEAQVLQELGVDYIDESEVLSPADYVNHIDKFGFTVPFVCGATNLGEALRRINEGAAMIRSKGEAGTGDVSEAMKHIRKIRGEIAALTALPKDELFVAAKELQAPYELVAEIAETGTLPVVLFVAGGVATPADAAMMMQLGADGVFVGSGIFKSGNPAERAKAIVKATTFFDDAKVIAEVSRGLGEAMVGINVTDLPAPHRLAERGW from the coding sequence ATGACGCACACCACCACCACCGGATCTTCGCGCGTCAAGCGCGGACTCGCCGAGATGCTCAAGGGCGGCGTGATCATGGACGTTGTGACAGCCGACCAGGCCAAGATCGCCGAGGATGCCGGTGCCGTCGCGGTGATGGCGCTCGAGCGCGTCCCCGCTGACATCCGGGCACAGGGTGGCGTCTCGCGGATGAGTGACCCCGACATGATCGACAGCATCATCGATGCGGTCTCGATCCCGGTGATGGCGAAGGCTCGGATCGGACACTTCGTCGAAGCGCAGGTCCTGCAGGAGCTCGGTGTCGACTACATCGATGAGTCCGAGGTGCTCTCGCCTGCGGACTACGTGAATCACATCGACAAGTTCGGCTTCACCGTGCCGTTCGTCTGCGGCGCCACCAACCTCGGTGAAGCACTTCGCCGCATCAACGAAGGCGCCGCGATGATCCGGTCGAAGGGAGAGGCCGGCACCGGCGACGTCTCCGAGGCGATGAAGCACATCCGCAAGATCCGTGGCGAGATCGCTGCGCTGACGGCGCTCCCGAAGGACGAGCTGTTCGTCGCGGCCAAGGAACTGCAGGCGCCCTACGAACTGGTCGCCGAGATCGCCGAGACAGGCACCCTCCCCGTTGTCCTCTTCGTCGCCGGCGGGGTGGCGACGCCCGCGGATGCCGCGATGATGATGCAGCTCGGTGCCGACGGCGTCTTCGTCGGCTCCGGCATCTTCAAGTCCGGAAACCCGGCGGAGCGCGCGAAGGCGATCGTGAAGGCGACGACCTTCTTCGACGACGCGAAGGTGATCGCCGAGGTGTCTCGCGGCCTGGGCGAGGCGATGGTCGGCATCAACGTGACCGACCTGCCGGCCCCCCACCGGCTCGCCGAGCGTGGCTGGTAG
- a CDS encoding aminotransferase class I/II-fold pyridoxal phosphate-dependent enzyme, protein MSDDITGTTAADIADSVRALSDRGILRPGSLLPPVRELAATLGVNRNTAVAAYRQLAQAGLVVSRGRAGTVVTGLETVAQEGYAADTVLRDVGTGNPDPRRIPDPSAALMNIARRPVLYGEPVIDRGLDEWARNWMSSDLDADFRITVTSGAVDAVERLLAQALMRDDAVALEDPCFLASIHTVRLGGYRAVAVPVDEHGMTVDGLRAALDAGIRAVICTPRAQNPTGASLTPQRAGELRAVLTDHPYVLIIEDDHFSMLAQRPYETLIGAGHRRFALVRSVSKFLGPDMCLALAATDPETADRLAMRLSPGTTWVSHLLQRLALTQLTDETVTADVTAAAAHYAERNAAFTALLRARGIDVPASEGLSLWVRLPQPARIVAERLMRRGWLARTGDEFALDDRAEPSHHLRLTVHDLSDEDAAALVDDLVAAVR, encoded by the coding sequence ATGAGCGACGACATCACAGGGACCACCGCGGCAGACATCGCCGACAGCGTCCGCGCGCTCAGCGACCGGGGAATCCTCCGGCCGGGAAGCCTGCTGCCTCCCGTGCGAGAACTGGCCGCCACCCTCGGCGTCAACCGGAACACGGCCGTCGCCGCCTATCGCCAGCTGGCACAGGCCGGGCTCGTCGTCTCGCGCGGCCGAGCGGGCACCGTGGTCACCGGGCTCGAGACCGTGGCGCAGGAGGGCTACGCCGCCGACACGGTGCTGCGCGACGTCGGAACCGGGAACCCGGACCCTCGCCGTATCCCCGACCCGTCCGCGGCGCTCATGAACATCGCACGCAGACCCGTCCTGTACGGCGAACCGGTGATCGATCGCGGTCTCGACGAGTGGGCGCGGAACTGGATGAGTTCCGACCTCGACGCCGACTTCCGAATCACCGTCACCAGCGGCGCCGTGGATGCCGTCGAGCGTCTGCTCGCACAGGCGCTCATGCGCGACGATGCGGTCGCCTTGGAAGACCCCTGCTTCCTTGCGAGCATCCATACGGTCCGCCTCGGCGGATACCGCGCCGTGGCCGTGCCGGTGGACGAGCACGGCATGACGGTGGACGGCCTCCGCGCGGCACTGGACGCCGGCATCCGCGCCGTCATCTGCACGCCACGAGCTCAGAACCCCACCGGGGCCAGCCTGACCCCGCAGCGAGCCGGAGAACTTCGCGCGGTTCTGACTGACCACCCCTACGTGCTGATCATCGAAGACGACCACTTCTCGATGCTCGCGCAGCGACCGTACGAGACGCTCATCGGTGCCGGTCACCGTCGATTCGCACTCGTCCGGTCGGTGTCGAAGTTCCTCGGACCCGACATGTGCCTGGCTCTGGCGGCCACCGATCCCGAGACGGCCGATCGGCTAGCCATGCGCCTGAGCCCTGGGACGACCTGGGTCAGTCACCTGCTGCAGCGGTTGGCATTGACTCAGTTGACGGACGAGACGGTGACAGCCGACGTCACGGCGGCGGCGGCGCACTACGCCGAGCGCAACGCGGCCTTCACCGCGCTGCTGCGGGCGCGTGGCATCGACGTTCCGGCATCCGAGGGGCTCAGCCTGTGGGTCCGGCTGCCGCAACCCGCGCGAATCGTCGCCGAACGCCTGATGAGGCGAGGGTGGCTCGCTCGCACCGGAGACGAATTCGCTCTCGACGACCGCGCCGAGCCGTCCCACCATCTGCGGCTCACCGTGCACGACCTCTCCGACGAGGATGCGGCGGCCCTCGTCGACGACCTCGTCGCGGCGGTGCGATGA
- a CDS encoding alpha-amylase family protein, with protein MKITDTSDLWWKTAVVYCLDVETFRDSNGDGVGDLQGLAQRIDYLSQLGVTCLWLMPFYPTPGRDDGYDVADFYGVDPRLGTHGDLVEVIRTARDRGMRVIVDLVINHTSDRHPWFLAAKRSVNSPYRDYYVWRDDAPPKGQKNAVFPGQANGIWTKDEKSGQWYQHSFYEHQPDLNIANPHVRDEIAKVIGFWLQMGISGFRVDAVPFLLEVPNGAEIPDPHDLLLDIRRFLQRRSSEAILLGEVNLPYAEQVDYFGGDGGDELTMQFDFVGMQAMYLSLVRRDPAPLVDALISRPSLGTEVQWANFLRNHDELTLDKLSDSERQEVFEAFAPDERQRVFGRGIVRRLPPMLEGDPRRIRMAYSLLFTLPGTPVLFYGEEIGMGENIDIPGRKAVRTPMQWSDERNGGFSDAAPSKLVAPLPTDGYAPQHVNVASQLEDQSSMLHFIRDLASRYRISPELGWGTFEVIEQPATSLLVHSLTADVGRVIALHNFAEVPVETRFLLDGEPEGTSLVDLLEPTRMGLGPNGEVEMEIPAFGYRWLRVSRPGDGRVT; from the coding sequence GTGAAGATCACCGACACGAGCGACCTGTGGTGGAAGACGGCGGTCGTCTACTGCCTCGATGTGGAGACGTTCCGCGACTCGAACGGCGATGGCGTCGGTGACCTGCAGGGGCTAGCACAGCGCATCGACTACCTGTCGCAGCTGGGCGTCACGTGCCTCTGGCTGATGCCGTTCTATCCGACACCGGGCCGCGATGACGGCTACGACGTCGCCGACTTCTACGGGGTGGACCCGCGCCTCGGAACACACGGCGATCTGGTGGAGGTAATCCGCACAGCGCGAGACCGCGGGATGCGCGTCATCGTCGATCTCGTGATCAACCACACATCCGATCGTCACCCGTGGTTCCTCGCCGCGAAACGCAGCGTGAACTCGCCGTACCGGGACTACTACGTCTGGCGCGACGATGCGCCTCCGAAAGGGCAGAAGAACGCCGTGTTCCCCGGGCAGGCGAACGGGATCTGGACCAAGGACGAGAAGTCGGGGCAGTGGTATCAGCACAGCTTCTACGAGCACCAGCCCGATCTGAACATCGCGAACCCGCATGTGCGCGATGAGATCGCGAAGGTGATCGGATTCTGGTTGCAGATGGGGATCTCCGGCTTCCGGGTCGACGCGGTGCCCTTCCTTCTGGAGGTGCCGAACGGGGCAGAGATCCCGGATCCGCATGACCTGCTGCTCGACATCCGGCGATTCCTGCAACGGCGGTCGAGTGAAGCGATCCTGCTCGGTGAGGTGAATCTGCCGTACGCCGAGCAGGTCGACTACTTCGGTGGCGACGGCGGTGACGAACTCACGATGCAATTCGACTTCGTGGGGATGCAGGCGATGTATCTCTCGCTGGTGCGAAGAGATCCGGCGCCGCTGGTCGATGCGCTCATCTCGCGACCGTCGTTGGGCACGGAGGTGCAATGGGCGAACTTCCTCCGAAACCACGACGAGCTCACGCTCGACAAGCTCAGCGACAGCGAGCGACAGGAGGTGTTCGAGGCGTTCGCGCCGGACGAGCGGCAGCGAGTGTTCGGACGGGGGATCGTCCGCCGGCTCCCGCCGATGCTCGAAGGAGATCCCCGGAGGATCCGGATGGCGTACAGCCTGCTGTTCACGCTTCCCGGCACACCTGTGCTGTTCTACGGGGAAGAGATCGGCATGGGGGAGAACATCGACATCCCCGGTCGCAAGGCCGTGCGCACGCCGATGCAGTGGTCGGACGAGCGCAACGGCGGCTTCTCGGATGCTGCGCCCTCGAAGCTGGTGGCGCCCCTGCCCACCGACGGCTACGCGCCGCAGCACGTCAACGTCGCATCGCAGCTCGAGGATCAAAGCTCGATGCTCCATTTCATCCGCGACCTCGCCTCGCGCTACCGAATCTCGCCTGAGCTCGGCTGGGGAACGTTCGAAGTCATCGAGCAGCCGGCGACCTCGCTGCTGGTGCATTCGCTGACCGCGGATGTGGGACGAGTCATCGCCCTGCACAACTTCGCCGAGGTGCCGGTGGAGACACGGTTCCTGCTCGACGGTGAACCAGAGGGAACCTCGCTCGTCGATCTTCTCGAACCCACACGGATGGGCCTCGGGCCGAACGGGGAAGTCGAGATGGAGATCCCCGCCTTCGGCTACCGGTGGCTTCGGGTCTCCCGCCCGGGGGACGGGCGCGTGACCTGA
- a CDS encoding TIGR03885 family FMN-dependent LLM class oxidoreductase, whose translation MAFIGFHASHEQIPPSALLKAVIGAERAGFDGAMSSDHLAPWTPSQGESGFALSWIAAALARTEFPIGMVNAPGQRYHPVLIAQAFATLEEMFPGRFWAAMGSGEAVNEHITGDPWPPKAQRNERLRESVDVIRRLMAGEEVDHDGLVRVHRARVWSRPAQPPPLFATAVSAETAGWAASWADGLATVAQEPKALRSVVDAYRSAGGDGPCILQVHLSWADTDAAAFAIARDQWRNGLLAPPVTWDLEQPEDFENAVKGKDESELRSAVLIDHDASSLAERIAELVQIGFDRVYLHHVGTEQSEFLDVAASDLIPALKEKL comes from the coding sequence ATGGCATTCATCGGATTCCACGCTTCTCACGAACAGATCCCACCGAGCGCCCTTCTGAAGGCCGTCATCGGAGCGGAACGAGCCGGGTTCGACGGCGCGATGAGTTCCGATCATCTCGCGCCGTGGACCCCGAGTCAGGGCGAGTCGGGCTTCGCGCTGAGCTGGATCGCGGCCGCGTTGGCGCGGACGGAGTTTCCGATCGGGATGGTCAACGCGCCCGGGCAGCGCTATCACCCGGTGCTGATCGCGCAGGCCTTCGCGACGCTGGAGGAGATGTTCCCCGGGCGGTTCTGGGCGGCGATGGGAAGCGGGGAAGCGGTCAATGAGCACATCACGGGGGATCCCTGGCCGCCCAAAGCCCAGCGCAACGAGCGGCTGCGCGAGAGCGTCGACGTCATTCGCCGACTGATGGCGGGTGAAGAGGTGGACCATGACGGCCTCGTGCGGGTTCACAGGGCGCGGGTGTGGAGCCGGCCCGCTCAGCCCCCGCCGCTGTTCGCGACCGCGGTGAGTGCAGAGACCGCGGGATGGGCCGCATCCTGGGCCGACGGCTTGGCGACGGTGGCGCAGGAGCCGAAAGCCCTGCGGAGCGTGGTGGACGCGTACCGGTCCGCCGGCGGTGATGGCCCGTGCATCCTCCAGGTGCATCTCAGCTGGGCGGATACCGATGCCGCAGCATTCGCCATCGCGCGCGACCAGTGGCGCAACGGGCTTCTCGCCCCGCCGGTCACCTGGGATCTCGAGCAGCCGGAAGACTTCGAGAACGCCGTGAAGGGCAAAGACGAGAGCGAACTTCGAAGCGCGGTCCTCATCGATCACGATGCGTCGTCCTTGGCGGAACGCATCGCCGAGCTGGTGCAGATCGGCTTCGATCGCGTCTACCTCCACCACGTCGGCACCGAGCAGTCCGAATTTCTGGATGTCGCGGCATCCGACCTGATTCCCGCATTGAAGGAGAAGCTGTGA
- a CDS encoding M23 family metallopeptidase: MCGLDAGTPTDAAITKPNLTRRNLFLLTGAAALGASFAANFTRPPSATAAGTYLRPCGNVTISSSWQSHRNRTPASGEPGTDYSVAYGTAVYAATSGVIAARQTSTSGATGRFLALQADDGNYIRYLHLKSISAAVGQRVNRGDLIAVSGASGFGQEYGYGAHVHVSLWIDGTPWRRGFTSTADFENYVGSNTTPPPAPSSSAIYKRNNSMSSLYYTTINGTHHFALAGDGTGSAAWLDTQDQNLANALAVQHGNAAYLTPTSFNSWKARYLENS, translated from the coding sequence ATGTGCGGACTCGATGCAGGGACGCCTACCGATGCAGCGATCACTAAACCAAACCTGACCAGGCGGAATCTGTTTCTGCTCACCGGCGCAGCAGCCCTTGGTGCGTCTTTTGCTGCGAACTTCACACGACCCCCGTCGGCCACTGCGGCGGGCACGTATCTGCGCCCGTGCGGAAATGTCACGATTTCCTCGTCCTGGCAAAGTCACCGGAATCGCACGCCCGCTTCTGGCGAGCCAGGCACGGATTACAGCGTCGCATACGGCACAGCTGTGTACGCAGCAACGAGCGGTGTCATCGCCGCTCGCCAGACCTCAACATCGGGCGCTACCGGGCGGTTCCTCGCGTTGCAGGCCGATGACGGCAACTACATCCGCTACCTCCACTTGAAGAGCATCTCTGCGGCGGTCGGGCAGCGGGTGAATCGCGGTGATCTCATCGCCGTATCCGGGGCATCAGGCTTCGGCCAGGAGTACGGCTACGGTGCGCACGTGCACGTGTCGCTCTGGATCGACGGCACGCCATGGCGGCGCGGCTTCACAAGCACCGCGGATTTTGAAAACTACGTCGGCTCGAACACAACTCCACCCCCAGCCCCCTCGTCCTCCGCCATCTACAAAAGGAACAACAGCATGAGCTCGCTTTACTACACCACGATCAACGGCACCCACCACTTCGCGCTGGCCGGTGACGGAACCGGAAGTGCCGCATGGTTGGACACCCAAGACCAGAATCTCGCCAACGCTCTTGCCGTGCAACACGGCAATGCGGCGTATCTGACTCCGACGTCATTCAACTCATGGAAGGCGCGCTACCTCGAGAACTCCTAG